In a genomic window of Lagopus muta isolate bLagMut1 chromosome 2, bLagMut1 primary, whole genome shotgun sequence:
- the LOC125690170 gene encoding cystatin, producing MAGGRGCVVLLAAALMLAGAVLGSEERPRLLGAPVPVDENDEGLQRALQFAMAEYNKASNDKYSSRVVRVISAKRQLVSGIKYILEVEIGRTTCPKSSADLQSCEFHDEPEMAKNTTCTFVVYNIPWLNQIKLLKSTCQ from the exons ATGGCGGGAGGTCggggctgtgtggtgctgctggCCGCGGCCCTAATGCTCGCCGGAGCTGTCCTGGGCAGCGAGGAACGCCCCCGGCTCCTGGGGGCTCCCGTGCCCGTGGATGAGAACGACGAGGGCCTGCAGCGGGCCCTGCAGTTTGCCATGGCCGAGTACAACAAGGCCAGCAATGACAAGTACTCCAGCCGGGTGGTGCGGGTCATCAGCGCCAAGCGGCAG CTCGTGTCTGGAATCAAGTACATCCTGGAGGTTGAGATTGGTCGGACAACTTGCCCCAAGTCATCAGCTGATCTCCAGAGCTGCGAATTCCACGATGAGCCTGAGATGGCTAAG aaTACCACATGCACCTTTGTAGTGTACAATATTCCTTGGCTAAACCAAATTAAACTACTGAAAAGTACCTGCCAGTAA